The following coding sequences are from one Nicotiana tomentosiformis chromosome 3, ASM39032v3, whole genome shotgun sequence window:
- the LOC138908650 gene encoding uncharacterized protein, which yields MPKFNLYDGRGDPLAHLRGYCSEMISVGRKDELLITYFSESLSGATLEWYTHQSVSKWYAWDDMAQDFVRHFQYNIDIILDRSSLSKMEKKPEENFREFGLRWREQAARVSPPIDEEEMVKLFLQAQGPTYFSHLISALGKPFNDVVKMEEIVEEGIKSGKIKSYSALKDAADTSQSPLPVHNKTHMVGMICVGKEYENSSEFLGEPLAAKFFVLSVSVPEVDLKNELAKGTQKLFAKVNVTETYEGPTNVDVQLSG from the exons ATGCCAAAGTTTAACTTGTATGATGGGCGTGGAGATCCATTAGCCCATCTGAGAGGTTATTGCAGTGAAATGATAAGTGTTGGCAGGAAAGATGAGTTGTTGATAACGTATTTCAGTGAGAGCTTGAGTGGGGCAACCTTGGAATGGTATACTCATCAATCTGTCAGTAAGTGGTATGCATGGgatgacatggctcaagattttgttcgacactttcagtacaatatagacattatCCTAGATCGCTCCTCCCTATCTAAGATGGAAAAGAAACCCGAAGAAAATTTTAGGGAGTTTGGGCTCAGATGGAGGGAACAAGCCGCTCGGGTCAGTCCCCCGAttgatgaagaagaaatggttAAGCTTTTCCTACAAGCTCAGGGACCCACCTACTTCAGTCATTTGATCTCGGCTTTAGGTAAACCTTTCAATGATGTGGTAAAAATGGAGGAGAtagtagaagaaggaatcaagtcaGGCAAAATCAAGAGCTATTCTGCATTGAAAG ATGCAGCGGATACTAGCCAAAGCCCATTGCCTGTTCATAATAAGACGCATATGGTAGGCATGATTTGTGTTGGAAAGGAATATGAAAACTCTTCTGAGTTTCTTGGCGAACCACTCGCCGCAAAGTTTTTTGTGCTATCAGTCTCGGTTCCAGAAGTTGATCTCAAGAACGAGTTGGCAAAAGGGACCCAAAAGCTATTCGCTAAGGTCAACGTGACGGAGACTTATGAAGGTCCTACTAATGTCGATGTGCAACTCAGTGGCTAA
- the LOC138908649 gene encoding uncharacterized protein produces the protein MTLDSPQITAGSSYANNQHIDCNDPLYVHPSYTPDTSLVPQQLIGTENYSKWRRSMEMSLLVKNKLGFVDETCTREQYEKNVFQLKQWDRCNTIVQSWIQNSVVKELKKGIVYSSNAQKGNQLPTQGISSVSVYFSNLNDLWDEFESIILEPCDCEKSKAFVEFLRQQKLMKFLMGLNDTYAPQRSQILMIQPTFSLDQAYSMIVQEESQRLSSGYGVQNRIPGSGPMNTESSSFVSANNSNVKFRKNTNMFYNYCKMKGHTREACYKLVGYPQGFKFNKKRRRANDNYTPVAHNVSMMEETKQTGTDGIGMINGMINVAAPIFTPEQYQQILRMLSN, from the exons ATGACGCTTGATTCACCTCAAATTACAGCTGGATCTTCATATGCAAACAATCAGCATATCGATTGTAACGATCCGTTGTATGTTCATCCCTCATATACACCGGATACGTCACTTGTTCCTCAACAGTTAATCGGAACTGAAAATTACTCAAAATGGAGGCGATCTATGGAGATGTCTCTCCTTGTGAAAAATAAACTTGGATTTGTTGATGAAACTTGCACTAGAGAGCAGTACGAGAAGAATGTCTTCCAATTGAAGCAGTGGGACCGTTGCAACACCATAGTGCAGTCATGGATTCAAAATTCTGTGGTTAAGGAACTCAAGAAAGGAATTGTGTACTCTTCAAATGCGCAAAAG GGAAATCAGTTGCCTACACAAGGGATTTCTAGTGTATCTGTCTATTTCTCTAACCTCAATGATCTCTGGGACGAATTTGAGTCAATAATACTTGAACCATGTGACTGTGAGAAATCTAAGGCATTTGTTGAGTTTCTTCGCCAACAGAAGCTTATGAAGTTTTTAATGGGATTAAATGACACTTATGCACCTCAAAGAAGTCAAATACTAATGATACAACCAACATTTTCACTTGATCAAGCATATTCAATGATAGTTCAGGAAGAAAGTCAAAGGCTGAGTAGTGGATATGGTGTACAGAATAGAATTCCTGGAAGTGGACCTATGAATACTGAGAGCAGCTCTTTTGTATCGGCAAACAATTCAAATGTGAAGTTTAGAAAGAACACAAATATGTTTTATAATTATTGTAAAATGAAAGGACACACAAGAGAGGCTTGTTATAAGTTGGTAGGGTATCCACAAGGTTTTAAGttcaacaagaaaagaagaagGGCTAATGACAACTACACACCTGTAGCACACAATGTGAGTATGATGGAGGAGACTAAACAAACAGGAACTGATGGAATTGGTATGATAAATGGCATGATCAATGTAGCAGCTCCAATCTTCACACCTGAGCAGTACCAACAGATACTCAGAATGTTGAGCAATTAA